The following are from one region of the Streptomyces rubrogriseus genome:
- the thpD gene encoding ectoine hydroxylase, translating into MTTTTTNVTDLYPTRGATEVATPRQDPVVWGSPDAPGPVSAGDLQALDRDGFLAIDQLITPDEVGEYQRELERLTTDPAIRADERSIVEPQSKEIRSVFEVHKISEVFAKLVRDERVVGRARQILGSDVYVHQSRINVKPGFGASGFYWHSDFETWHAEDGLPNMRTISVSIALTENYDTNGGLMIMPGSHKTFLGCAGATPKDNYKKSLQMQDAGTPSDEGLTKMASEYGIKLFTGKAGSATWFDCNCMHGSGDNITPFPRSNVFIVFNSVENTAVEPFAAPIRRPEFIGARDFTPVK; encoded by the coding sequence GTGACCACCACGACCACGAACGTCACCGATCTCTATCCCACCCGCGGCGCCACCGAAGTGGCTACCCCTCGGCAGGACCCGGTCGTCTGGGGCTCCCCGGACGCGCCCGGCCCCGTCTCGGCGGGCGACCTCCAGGCGCTGGACCGCGACGGCTTCCTCGCCATCGACCAGCTGATCACCCCGGACGAGGTCGGCGAGTACCAGCGCGAGCTGGAGCGCCTCACCACCGACCCGGCCATCCGCGCGGACGAGCGCTCGATCGTCGAGCCGCAGTCCAAGGAGATCCGGTCGGTCTTCGAGGTGCACAAGATCAGTGAGGTCTTCGCCAAGCTGGTGCGCGACGAGCGCGTGGTCGGACGGGCGCGGCAGATCCTCGGCTCGGACGTGTACGTCCACCAGTCTCGGATCAACGTCAAGCCGGGCTTCGGGGCCAGCGGTTTCTACTGGCACTCGGACTTCGAGACCTGGCACGCCGAGGACGGCCTGCCCAACATGCGCACGATCTCGGTCTCGATCGCGCTCACCGAGAACTACGACACCAACGGCGGTCTGATGATCATGCCGGGGTCGCACAAGACGTTCCTCGGGTGCGCGGGGGCCACGCCGAAGGACAACTACAAGAAGTCCCTGCAGATGCAGGACGCGGGGACGCCGTCCGACGAGGGCCTGACGAAGATGGCCTCGGAGTACGGCATCAAGCTGTTCACCGGCAAGGCCGGTTCGGCGACCTGGTTCGACTGCAACTGCATGCACGGGTCGGGCGACAACATCACGCCGTTCCCGCGCAGCAACGTGTTCATCGTGTTCAACAGCGTGGAGAACACGGCGGTCGAGCCGTTCGCGGCTCCGATCCGGCGGCCGGAGTTCATCGGCGCGCGGGACTTCACCCCGGTGAAGTGA
- a CDS encoding ectoine synthase, whose protein sequence is MIVRSFKEFEGTDRHVKSASGTWESTRIVLAKEKVGFSVHETILYAGTETSMWYANHIEAVVCTKGDAELTDRETGKTYHITPGTMYLLDGHERHTLKVKEDFHCICVFNPPVTGREDHDENGVYPLLTEEV, encoded by the coding sequence GTGATCGTCCGATCGTTCAAGGAGTTCGAAGGCACCGACCGGCACGTGAAGAGCGCGTCCGGCACCTGGGAAAGCACCCGGATCGTCCTCGCCAAGGAGAAGGTCGGCTTCTCCGTCCACGAGACGATCCTGTACGCGGGTACGGAGACGTCGATGTGGTACGCCAACCACATCGAGGCCGTCGTCTGCACCAAGGGCGACGCCGAGTTGACCGACCGCGAGACGGGGAAGACGTACCACATCACGCCGGGCACGATGTATCTCCTCGACGGCCACGAGCGGCACACGCTCAAGGTCAAGGAGGACTTCCACTGCATCTGTGTCTTCAACCCGCCCGTCACCGGACGGGAGGATCACGACGAGAACGGCGTCTACCCGCTGCTCACCGAGGAGGTGTGA
- the ectB gene encoding diaminobutyrate--2-oxoglutarate transaminase, protein MTITQPDLSVFETVESEVRSYCRGWPTVFDRAVGSRMYDEDGHEYLDFFAGAGSLNYGHNNAVLKRALIDYLERDGVTHGLDMSTTAKRRFLETFQNTILRPRDLPYKVMFPGPTGTNAVESALKLARKVKGRESIVSFTNAFHGMSLGSLAVTGNAFKRAGAGIPLVHGTPMPFDNYFDGTVEDFIWFERLLEDQGSGLNKPAAVIVETVQGEGGINVARAEWLRALADLCERQDMLLIVDDIQMGCGRTGAFFSFEEAGITPDIVTVSKSISGYGMPMALTLFKPELDVWEPGEHNGTFRGNNPAFVTATATLEAYWADGSAMEKQTRKRGEQVEQHMIAITEENLADVKEYRGRGLVWGLEFHDKDRAGRVAKRAFELGLLIETSGPESEVVKLLPALTITPDELDEGMKTLARAVRETA, encoded by the coding sequence GTGACCATCACCCAGCCCGACCTCAGCGTCTTCGAGACCGTCGAGTCCGAGGTGCGCAGCTACTGCCGCGGCTGGCCCACCGTCTTCGACCGTGCGGTCGGCAGCCGCATGTACGACGAGGACGGCCACGAGTACCTCGACTTCTTCGCCGGAGCGGGCTCGCTCAACTACGGGCACAACAACGCGGTCCTGAAACGCGCGCTGATCGACTACCTGGAGCGGGACGGCGTCACGCACGGGCTCGACATGTCGACGACCGCCAAGCGCCGCTTCCTGGAGACGTTCCAGAACACCATCCTGCGGCCCCGCGACCTGCCGTACAAGGTCATGTTCCCGGGCCCGACGGGCACCAACGCCGTCGAGTCCGCGCTCAAGCTGGCGCGCAAGGTGAAGGGGCGCGAGTCGATCGTGTCCTTCACCAACGCCTTCCACGGCATGTCGCTGGGCTCCCTCGCGGTGACCGGCAACGCCTTCAAGCGGGCCGGCGCCGGCATCCCGCTGGTGCACGGCACGCCCATGCCGTTCGACAACTACTTCGACGGCACCGTCGAGGACTTCATCTGGTTCGAGCGGCTGCTCGAGGACCAGGGCTCCGGCCTGAACAAGCCGGCCGCCGTGATCGTCGAGACGGTGCAGGGCGAGGGCGGCATCAACGTCGCCCGGGCCGAGTGGCTGCGTGCCCTGGCCGACCTGTGCGAGCGCCAGGACATGCTGCTCATCGTCGACGACATCCAGATGGGCTGCGGCCGTACCGGCGCCTTCTTCTCCTTCGAGGAGGCGGGCATCACGCCGGACATCGTCACCGTCTCCAAGTCCATCAGCGGCTACGGCATGCCGATGGCGCTGACCCTGTTCAAGCCGGAGCTGGACGTCTGGGAGCCGGGCGAGCACAACGGCACCTTCCGCGGCAACAACCCGGCCTTCGTCACGGCGACCGCCACCCTGGAGGCGTACTGGGCCGACGGGTCGGCGATGGAGAAGCAGACCCGCAAGCGCGGCGAGCAGGTCGAGCAGCACATGATCGCCATCACCGAGGAGAACCTCGCCGACGTCAAGGAGTACCGCGGCCGCGGCCTGGTCTGGGGCCTGGAGTTCCACGACAAGGACCGCGCGGGCCGGGTCGCCAAGCGCGCCTTCGAGCTGGGGCTGCTAATCGAGACCTCCGGCCCCGAGAGCGAGGTCGTCAAGCTGCTGCCGGCGCTCACCATCACGCCCGACGAGCTGGACGAGGGCATGAAGACCCTGGCCCGGGCCGTGCGCGAAACGGCCTGA
- the ectA gene encoding diaminobutyrate acetyltransferase has translation MTAAQADLQIDRPRVADGAALWRIARDSEVLDLNSSYSYLLWCRDFASTSAVVRDGHGVPVGFITGYVRPDSPDTLLVWQVAVDGTYRGRGLAATLVDGLADRVARERGITILETTISPDNTASQRLFTSFAERRGARLEREVLFDTAVFPDGPHEPEVLYRIGPLSAGG, from the coding sequence ATGACTGCCGCGCAAGCAGACCTGCAAATCGATCGTCCGAGAGTGGCCGACGGCGCCGCCCTGTGGCGGATAGCGAGGGATTCCGAGGTCCTCGACCTGAACTCCTCGTACAGCTACCTGCTCTGGTGCCGGGACTTCGCCTCCACCTCGGCCGTCGTCCGCGACGGGCACGGCGTGCCGGTCGGCTTCATCACCGGATACGTACGGCCGGACAGTCCCGACACCCTGCTCGTGTGGCAGGTGGCGGTGGACGGGACGTACCGTGGTCGTGGGCTCGCGGCAACGCTGGTCGACGGACTGGCGGACCGGGTGGCCCGCGAACGCGGGATCACCATCCTGGAGACAACGATCTCTCCCGACAACACGGCGTCCCAACGACTGTTCACCTCGTTCGCCGAGCGCCGCGGCGCCCGGCTTGAGCGCGAAGTCCTGTTCGACACGGCGGTGTTCCCCGACGGGCCCCACGAGCCCGAGGTCCTGTACCGCATCGGCCCCCTGTCCGCCGGCGGCTGA
- a CDS encoding pyridoxal-phosphate-dependent aminotransferase family protein, with product MTHPFLDLPPLSAGRFAAIEDRVARLLGTGQDVVVMQGEALLPLEGAIRAAAGPGTVALNVVTGPYGQTFGNWLRDCGATVHDLAVPFHTAVSAEQVGRALAEHPEIDFVSLVHAEAATGNTNPVAEIGEVVRARGALFYLDAVASVGAEPVLPDAWGVDLCVIGAQKAMGGPAGVSAVSVSERAWARMAANPNAPRRSYLSLLDWKERWIDGGRKALLHAPAQLEMLALEACVERIEAEGPGTVMARHASAAAATRAGALALGGLEPYVYEARDAAPVATTLRTPSDVDASALVARALESDPALPLAAGGGALAGEMIRVNHYGPDATRGAVQGCLAALGAALAERGVKADPEAARRAAEEAWERPTGPGLLEG from the coding sequence GTGACCCATCCCTTCCTGGACCTCCCCCCGCTGAGCGCCGGACGTTTCGCCGCGATCGAGGACCGGGTCGCGCGCCTGCTCGGTACCGGCCAGGACGTGGTGGTCATGCAGGGCGAGGCGCTGCTGCCGCTGGAGGGTGCCATCCGCGCCGCCGCGGGGCCCGGCACCGTCGCGCTGAACGTCGTCACGGGACCGTACGGGCAGACCTTCGGGAACTGGCTGCGGGACTGCGGCGCGACCGTGCACGACCTCGCCGTGCCGTTCCACACGGCCGTCTCCGCCGAGCAGGTCGGCCGGGCCCTGGCCGAGCACCCGGAGATCGACTTCGTGTCCCTGGTGCACGCCGAGGCGGCGACCGGCAACACCAACCCGGTCGCGGAGATCGGCGAGGTGGTCCGGGCGCGCGGCGCGCTGTTCTACCTGGACGCCGTGGCCTCGGTGGGCGCGGAGCCGGTGCTGCCGGACGCCTGGGGCGTGGACCTGTGCGTCATCGGCGCGCAGAAGGCGATGGGCGGCCCGGCGGGCGTCTCGGCGGTGTCGGTGAGCGAGCGGGCCTGGGCCCGCATGGCGGCGAACCCGAACGCCCCGCGGCGGTCGTACCTGTCGCTCCTCGACTGGAAGGAGCGCTGGATCGACGGCGGGCGCAAGGCGCTGCTGCACGCGCCGGCGCAGTTGGAGATGCTCGCGCTGGAGGCCTGCGTCGAGCGCATCGAGGCGGAGGGCCCCGGCACGGTGATGGCGCGGCACGCGTCCGCGGCGGCGGCCACCCGGGCCGGCGCGCTCGCGCTGGGCGGCCTGGAGCCGTACGTGTACGAGGCGAGGGACGCGGCGCCGGTGGCGACGACCCTGCGCACGCCGTCGGACGTCGACGCGTCCGCGCTGGTGGCCCGTGCCCTGGAGTCCGACCCGGCGCTGCCGCTGGCGGCGGGCGGCGGCGCGCTGGCGGGCGAGATGATCCGGGTCAACCACTACGGTCCGGACGCGACGCGCGGGGCCGTGCAGGGCTGCCTGGCGGCACTGGGTGCCGCGCTGGCCGAGCGGGGCGTGAAGGCCGACCCGGAGGCCGCCCGGCGGGCCGCCGAGGAGGCGTGGGAGCGGCCGACCGGACCCGGCCTTTTGGAAGGATGA
- a CDS encoding amidohydrolase family protein — protein sequence MSDRAVLHVKGRVLVGPEEVRDEVWVIDGRISYDRPAGAADVRTVEGWALPGLVDAHCHVGLDQHGAVPADVAEKQALTDREAGTLLLRDAGSPSDTRWIDDREDLPKIIRAGRHIARTRRYIRNYAWEVEPDDLVAYVAQEARRGDGWVKLVGDWIDRDLGDLSACWPRGAVEAAIAEAHRLGARVTAHCFAEDSLRDLVEAGIDCVEHATGLTDDTIPLFAERGVAIVPTLVNIATFPALADGGESRFPRWSAHMRRLHERRYDTVRSAYDAGIPVFVGTDAGGALAHGLAGAEVAELVTAGIPPVEALAATTWAARRWLGRPGLDEGAPADLVVYEQDPRADVRVLTAPRRVVLNGRVVG from the coding sequence ATGAGCGATCGCGCGGTGCTGCACGTGAAGGGTCGGGTGCTCGTCGGACCGGAGGAGGTCCGGGACGAGGTGTGGGTGATCGACGGCCGGATCTCCTACGACCGCCCCGCGGGCGCCGCCGACGTCCGCACCGTCGAGGGATGGGCGCTGCCCGGCCTGGTCGACGCGCACTGCCACGTCGGCCTCGACCAGCACGGCGCCGTCCCCGCGGACGTGGCCGAGAAGCAGGCGCTGACCGACCGCGAGGCGGGCACCCTGCTCCTGCGCGACGCGGGCTCGCCGTCCGACACCCGCTGGATCGACGACCGCGAGGACCTCCCGAAGATCATCCGGGCCGGCCGGCACATCGCCCGCACCCGCCGCTACATCCGCAACTACGCCTGGGAGGTCGAGCCCGACGACCTCGTCGCCTACGTCGCCCAGGAGGCCCGGCGCGGCGACGGCTGGGTGAAACTGGTCGGCGACTGGATCGACCGCGACCTCGGCGACCTGTCGGCCTGCTGGCCGCGCGGCGCCGTCGAGGCGGCCATCGCCGAGGCCCACCGCCTCGGCGCCCGCGTCACCGCGCACTGCTTCGCCGAGGACTCGCTGCGCGACCTGGTCGAGGCCGGCATCGACTGCGTCGAGCACGCCACGGGACTGACCGACGACACGATCCCGCTCTTCGCCGAGCGCGGCGTCGCCATCGTCCCCACCCTGGTCAACATCGCCACCTTCCCCGCCCTGGCCGACGGCGGCGAGTCCCGGTTCCCGCGCTGGTCGGCCCATATGCGCCGGCTCCACGAACGCCGCTACGACACCGTCCGGAGCGCCTACGACGCCGGCATCCCGGTCTTCGTCGGCACCGACGCGGGCGGTGCCCTCGCCCACGGACTGGCCGGGGCCGAGGTCGCCGAGCTGGTCACCGCGGGCATCCCGCCCGTCGAGGCCCTCGCCGCGACGACCTGGGCCGCCCGGCGCTGGCTCGGCCGGCCCGGCCTGGACGAGGGCGCGCCGGCGGACCTGGTGGTGTACGAGCAGGACCCGCGCGCGGACGTGCGCGTGCTGACCGCTCCGCGCCGGGTCGTACTCAACGGGCGGGTCGTCGGTTGA
- the cobC gene encoding Rv2231c family pyridoxal phosphate-dependent protein CobC — MDTHTPMHTEADGLDLRHHGDAEVRDDGAALVDLAVNVRADTPPAWLREHVAASLGSLAAYPDGRAARAAVAARHGLPVERVLLTAGAAEAFVLLARALKVRRPVVVHPQFTEPEAALRDAGHTVGRVLLGAADGFRLDPAAVPEDADLVVVGNPTNPTSVLHPAGVLASLARPGRTLVVDEAFMDAVPGEREALAGRTDVTGLVVLRSLTKTWGLAGLRIGYVLAEPETVAGLERAQPLWPVSTPALAAAEACVAPRALAEAAHAAHRIAADRDRLVAGLAELADAGVRVAGPAEGPFVLVAVPHASAVRHRLRDLGYAVRRGDTFPGLGDGWLRLAVRDRATTEGFLNALEQAVTATKPT; from the coding sequence ATGGACACGCACACTCCCATGCACACTGAGGCCGACGGCCTCGACCTGCGCCATCACGGGGACGCCGAGGTGCGCGACGACGGTGCGGCGCTGGTGGACCTCGCGGTGAACGTCCGCGCGGACACTCCCCCGGCCTGGCTGCGCGAGCACGTCGCCGCCTCGCTCGGTTCGCTCGCCGCCTACCCGGACGGTCGGGCCGCGCGGGCGGCGGTGGCGGCGCGGCACGGGCTGCCGGTGGAGCGGGTGCTGCTGACGGCGGGCGCGGCGGAGGCGTTCGTGCTGCTGGCGCGGGCGCTGAAGGTGCGCCGGCCGGTCGTGGTGCACCCCCAGTTCACCGAGCCGGAGGCGGCGCTGCGCGACGCCGGGCACACGGTGGGCCGGGTGCTGCTGGGGGCGGCGGACGGCTTCCGCCTCGACCCGGCCGCCGTCCCCGAGGACGCCGACCTGGTGGTGGTCGGCAACCCGACGAACCCGACCTCGGTGCTGCACCCGGCGGGCGTACTCGCGTCGCTGGCCCGGCCCGGGCGGACGCTGGTCGTGGACGAGGCGTTCATGGACGCGGTGCCGGGCGAGCGGGAGGCACTGGCCGGGCGGACGGACGTAACCGGGCTCGTCGTCCTGCGCAGCCTCACCAAGACGTGGGGCCTTGCGGGGCTGCGCATCGGGTACGTCCTCGCGGAACCGGAGACGGTCGCCGGGCTGGAGCGCGCGCAGCCGCTGTGGCCGGTGTCCACGCCCGCGCTGGCGGCGGCCGAGGCGTGCGTGGCGCCGCGGGCGCTGGCGGAGGCCGCCCACGCCGCCCACCGCATCGCCGCCGACCGGGACCGACTCGTCGCCGGGCTGGCGGAGTTGGCCGATGCCGGGGTGCGGGTCGCCGGACCGGCCGAGGGTCCCTTCGTGCTGGTCGCCGTCCCGCACGCGTCCGCCGTACGGCACCGCTTGCGCGACCTGGGGTACGCGGTCCGGCGCGGGGACACGTTCCCCGGTCTGGGCGACGGCTGGCTGCGGCTGGCGGTACGGGACCGGGCGACGACGGAGGGCTTCCTGAACGCGCTGGAGCAGGCGGTGACGGCGACGAAACCGACCTGA